A genomic window from Sorex araneus isolate mSorAra2 chromosome 2, mSorAra2.pri, whole genome shotgun sequence includes:
- the DDX41 gene encoding probable ATP-dependent RNA helicase DDX41, with amino-acid sequence MEESEPERKRARIDEATGAGSRSEAEDEDDEDYVPYVPLRQRRQLLLQKLLQRRRKGAAEEEQQDSGSEPRGDEDDIPLGPQSNVSLLDQHQHLKEKAEARKESAKEKQLKEEEKILESVAEGRALMSVKEMAKGITYDDPIKTSWTPPRYVLSMSEERHERVRKKYHILVEGDGIPPPIKSFKEMKFPAAILRGLKKKGILHPTPIQIQGIPTILSGRDMIGIAFTGSGKTLVFTLPVIMFCLEQEKRLPFSKREGPYGLIICPSRELARQTHGILEYYCRLLQEDSSPLLRCALCIGGMSVKEQMETIRHGVHMMVATPGRLMDLLQKKMVSLDICRYLALDEADRMIDMGFEGDIRTIFSYFKGQRQTLLFSATMPKKIQNFAKSALVKPVTINVGRAGAASLDVIQEVEYVKEEAKMVYLLECLQKTPPPVLIFAEKKADVDAIHEYLLLKGVEAVAIHGGKDQEERTKAIEAFREGKKDVLVATDVASKGLDFPAIQHVINYDMPEEIENYVHRIGRTGRSGNTGIATTFINKACDESVLMDLKALLLEARQKVPPVLQVLHCGDESMLDIGGERGCAFCGGLGHRITDCPKLEAMQTKQVSNIGRKDYLAHSSMDF; translated from the exons ATGGAGGAGTCGGAACCCGAACGCAAG CGGGCTCGCATCGATGAGGCGACTGGCGCAGGAAGCCGTTCGGAGGCGGAGGATGAGGACGACGAAGACTACGTACCCTACGTGCCGTTGCGACAGCGCCGGCAGCTGCTG CTCCAGAAGCTGCTGCAGCGACGGCGCAAGGGAGCGgcggaggaggagcagcaggacaGCGGCAGCGAGCCCCGGGGGGATGAAGATGACATCCCGCTGGGTCCCCAGTCCAACGTCAGCCTCCTGGATCAGCACCAGCACCTCAAGGAGAAGGCGGAAG CTCGCAAGGAGTCTGCCAAGGAGAAGCAgctgaaggaagaagagaagattcTGGAAAGTGTGGCCGAGGGCCGAG CCTTGATGTCCGTGAAGGAGATGGCAAAGGGGATCACCTACGATGACCCCATCAAAACCAG TTGGACCCCGCCCCGGTACGTGCTGAGCATGTCTGAGGAGCGGCACGAGCGGGTCCGGAAGAAGTACCACATCCTGGTGGAGGGGGACGGAATCCCGCCCCCCATCAAGAGCTTCAAGGAGATGAAGTTTCCCGCAG CCATCCTGCGGGGCCTGAAGAAGAAAGGCATCCTGCACCCAACGCCCATTCAGATTCAGGGCATCCCCACCAT aCTCTCGGGCCGGGACATGATCGGCATCGCCTTCACGGGCTCCGGCAAGACCCTGGTGTTCACGCTGCCCGTCATCATGTTCTGCCTGGAGCAGGAGAAGCGGCTGCCTTTCTCTAAGCGCGAGGGGCCCTACGGCCTCATCATCTGCCCGTCg CGGGAGCTGGCGCGGCAGACGCACGGCATCCTGGAGTACTACTGCCGCCTGCTGCAGGAGGACAGCTCCCCGCTCCTGCGCTGCGCGCTCTGCATCGGGGGCATGTCGGTCAAGGAGCAGATGGAGACCATCCGACA CGGAGTGCACATGATGGTGGCCACCCCGGGGCGCCTCATGGACCTCCTTCAGAAGAAGATGGTCAGCCTGGACATTTGCCGCTACCTGGCCCTGGATGAGGCCGACCGCATGATCGACATGGGCTTCGAGGGCGACATCCGGACCATCTTCTCTTATTTCAAG ggccagCGGCAGACCCTGCTCTTCAGCGCCACGATGCCCAAAAAGATCCAAAACTTTGCCAAGAGCGCCCTGGTGAAGCCGGTCACCATCAACGTGGGCCGCGCCGGCGCTGCCAGCCTGGACGTCATCCAG GAGGTGGAGTACGTGAAGGAAGAGGCCAAGATGGTGTACCTGCTTGAGTGCCTGCAGAAGACGCCCCCGCCG GTGCTCATCTTTGCCGAGAAAAAGGCGGACGTGGACGCCATCCACGAGTACCTGCTGCTCAAGGGGGTGGAGGCCGTGGCCATTCACGGAGGCAAAG ACCAGGAGGAGCGCACCAAGGCCATCGAGGCCTTCCGGGAGGGTAAGAAGGACGTCCTGGTGGCCACGGACGTTGCCTCCAAGGGCCTGGACTTCCCCGCCATCCAGCACGTCATCAATTACGACATGCCTGAGGAGATCGAGAACTACG TGCACCGGATTGGCCGCACGGGGCGCTCGGGAAACACGGGCATCGCCACCACCTTCATCAACAAGGCCTGTG aTGAGTCGGTGCTGATGGACCTCAAAGCGCTCCTGCTGGAGGCCAGGCAGAAGGTGCCGCCCGTCCTCCAAGTGCTGCACTGCGGGGACGAGTCCATGCTGGACATCGGCG gagagCGCGGCTGTGCCTTCTGCGGCGGCCTGGGTCACCGGATCACCGACTGCCCCAAGCTGGAGGCCATGCAGACTAAGCAAGTGAGCAACATCGGCCGCAAGGACTACCTGGCCCACAGCTCCATGGACTTCTGA